The following coding sequences lie in one Arachis hypogaea cultivar Tifrunner chromosome 9, arahy.Tifrunner.gnm2.J5K5, whole genome shotgun sequence genomic window:
- the LOC140175132 gene encoding uncharacterized protein, whose protein sequence is MRQRIWIKLLKDYDFDINYHSGKANVMVDVLSKKSLSVAWMMLKEEELLRKFASLRLGVEDMAEGVSLNQLQITSDFKTDIHNVQQESEELHKMCLWDKENKKRLREVPQWKWEGITINFVTDLPKTRAEFDAIWVIVNQLTKSAHFLPVWMTYSLDELARVCIKEIVRLHGVPTTIVLDRDPRFTSWFWGAF, encoded by the exons ATGAGGCAGAGAATATGGATAAagttattgaaggactacgattTTGATATAAACTATCACTCTGGAAAAGCGAATGTGATGGTAGATGTCTTAAGCAAAAAGTCTTTGAGTGTCGCATGGATGATGCTCAAGGAAGAGGAGTTGTTACGTAAGTTTGCGAGTTTGAGGTTAGGAGTGGAGGATATGGCCGAAGGTGTGAGTTTGAATCAATTGCAAATCACGAGTGATTTTAAGACTGATATTCACAATGTACAACAAGAGAGTGAAGAGTTACATAAAATGTGTCTGTGGGATAAGGAAAACAAGAAGAGATTAAGAG aggttccacaatggaaatgggagggTATCACTATAAACTTTGTAACAGATTTACCAAAGACACGAGCAGAGTTTGATGCGATTTGGGTGATTGTGAATCAGTTGACTAAATCTGCTCATTTTCTACCTGTTTGGATGACGTATTCTTTAGATGAGTTGGCGAGAGTGTGTATTAAGGAGATTGTGAGATTACATGGCGTGCCAACTACAATTGTATTAGATCGTGATCCCCGTTTCACTTCATGGTTTTGGGGAGCATTTTAA